The sequence below is a genomic window from Coffea eugenioides isolate CCC68of unplaced genomic scaffold, Ceug_1.0 ScVebR1_1029;HRSCAF=1815, whole genome shotgun sequence.
CAAATTACTCATGTCCTTCATCGAATTACCTGCAAGTAACCTTTAGCAGGCATTTAATCCTATTGAATATGCCATCAATTACACAATCAtgttttgaaaaactctataaTCCTTTTAGCGTATCATTCCCTTAACATGTATCTCTTAATGATGATAGTAGTTtgaattttaaagttttaaaattgtAACGTTACCATATAAGGATCAAAAGACACTTATTTCACCATCAAGGATGTATTTTATTTGAACAAATGATACCCAAAAAAAGCACTTTAGAATCTTCCTCAAATTTTACTATACCTACAAGTATAGCTGTTAATCTTGAGCCATATGCATTGAGTCATCCAAGTCGACCCGTGAATAAATGGTTTTGGATAACCTATTATTTCCAAGTTGAATctaattgggtaacccaattagaCCCATTAAAAAAAAGAGTATATGGCAACACCCAAAAACTTTTTTTGTCATCACTAAAATTTAAGAACCTTTCTATGCCATTACTTTTatccatagttattaaacttgGTTCAACTCGGCAGTCGAATCATTCAACCCGGTGAACCGGTCATTGGACCGGGATGGGTTACTAATTGAACAGTTTAagttagggctgcaaacgaatcgagccgctcgcgtcAAGTTCGAGTCAATCGGTGAACCGGCCATTGGACCGGGAtgagctcgagtcgagttcgagctggctcgagtcgaaatcgagctcgaactcgagctcaaaatattaagctcgttaggctcgcgagctcgagtataaatatatatatatatatatatatatttaagtatatatatatttttattttttttattttaagtatatatgtattttatattttttttattttaatagtaaaattacatatatatccttaatattttattatttattaaaaaaaatatttattttatttattttttaaaaaataaaataattattttttatttttttcgagctcgaatcaagtcgagtcgagctcgagctagaAATTgtgagctcgtcgagctcgagctcgagttcgagttcaatgAATTTATgtcgagactcggctcgattaggccaaaactcgactcgactcgcctcgtttgcagccctagtttAAGCATAGAACTTGTTGATCGGCTAATGATCTGACAGTTCAATCGGATTAAGCCGGGAACCTGGCCGATTTTGTCAACGAAGTGGGATTgtgaaaaaaaatgttaataaGCTCTTGTTAAAATTCAAACTTGAGACCTTAGGCAAATAACTATAGTATACTCATCACCAGACTACTTGTTATATGTTAGTAAAGTAGCTTTCTTATAATATATGAACGTTTTGTCAATTCTatcctttttttatttctctaaaacaatttttttttggaaaatagatttaaaaaaataacgtattacataattcattttaaagacaaatattgtttttaataattttttgcacttaaaatttgtaaataaactagataattACATTAAATAcagataaaattttacacttgaagtttggtggattactaatcaatttatgttttattaattcttatatgaattaCTTATTCTACAGCGAACTAAATTAAATGAGCATTTACTATGACATtgtttattacaatttatatcatatgttttatataaaaaatataatatttaaatatattgaaTGGTACAAGTTCAACTAGTACTACTCACCCACTGGTTGAACTGTCGTTGATCCACCTCCCTCGTCGAGTTACTTCTTGAGCCGGATTTAATAACTGTGCTTTTATTAGTTAAAGGTCCTCTGTGCCATTATTTGTATCAGTAAAAAGTGATGAGATAATCTAACTAAAAAAGTTAGAAGAGttaataaatggataattgggtGACTTACACCCATATGACACCCAACCCATTTGAACCCATTTACTTAATAGATATAATAAGGTTAATCCATTTATACCTAACACCCAATTCATCTATTTTGACAGCCACACCTACAAGTAtcaatttttattgattttgcttcCAAAAATGGCTTGTTCCCTTAGTTGGAGGATTAAAGAGGCAATGCGTGACTATTGTATGCCGatgataaattaaaaaaaaaaaatccaacggatactcttttttttttggtcgaaaCGATAGATGTAttataacctaatctagcctAGTCTAAGGGGCAGGGGAGGGGGTTCGATGTGAGTACAGACTCCATCGATGAAGGTCAATTAAGACCGCCACAAATTGTGGCAAATTTATGGGAGGCAGggattgaacccctgacctccagcatcacctttaatggtgatgaccactggaccaaatggccagtggccCAACGGATACTCGATGGTATTGTGAATTTGCTCCTCAATGTACACAAATTTATTGCCCCTATGGATCACATACGGTCACGTTTATTACCGTGTATATCGATATATCCATGATTTAACTTTACCAAAAATCTTAACACGTAAAGCTCCTCTTATCAAGTACCCGTTGGGCAACCCGtagacaaaacaaaaaattgtaaTTCCGTCCATGGAAAATATTAGAAGTAAAATTTCAAAGGATGGGCACATTATGTAAAAAAGAGAGACAGGGTATTGCCGTCTCCATAAGGTGCAAATTTAACAACAGCCACAAGACAGTATTAAAACAAGCTTAAATACCCACGCACAGGGATTAGGAAGAAAGTACATATATGCAAAGCCATGGGCTGGTGTCCTGAAGGTCTACCCCGCAGTAAGGGAATTTTGGAGTCCAAAATGCTCCTGGCCGCAGAGCACCAAACAGAAACAATTTGCAAAGAACAGAAAAGGCTAGAGCCCTTTCAATCGAAATTTCCTGCAGCTGCTCCAGTGGATGGACTAGCATCACATGCATGATAGATGCAGCTAATAGGGACCTACAAAGCACCAAATAACAACCACAAGTGATGCTGCTTGGCTGATAGTGTACAAAAGGATGATTCCTTCTACACTTTGCAAACAAGTGCATAAAGAGAATAATCTACCAAGAAACTAAAATAGTGGCCATGACAAAAATGTGCACGAGGTTATAAAATGAAGAGTCCAAAATATAGCTATTCTTACCATCTATCAACAGAGCCCAAGGAAAGCTGCATAGTCAGAATCCATGTCCCAGAGAGTGAAGTCctcaaaatcatcaaaataatAATCATAGTCAGAAACATCAAAGTCAGAAATCCCAGAGGAGTAGACATCAAATGAATCAGAGTAATGAAGTCCTTCACAGTCATCAAGTTCTTCATCAAACTCATAATCTGCCGTGGAGTCATTAAGGGAGCCTCAGATGTGTAATTTCTTGAGAGCGCATCGTTTCCTAGATTCACCATCCAGGTTAACATAATAACATTTCCGGAGATCTAGTGATTCCAGTTTTGCACAGTTATCAAAGAATAGCTTTCAAGCCTTCATTTGTCATCTTATTTCCCAAGAGATGAAGGTGGTGTAATCCTGGCATGGTTTTTGCAATAGCAGCTGCCTCCTTATCACATTCTTGATGTGGCAGTTCATTGCTTCTCCTGTTTATTGTAAATGACTTTAACAAAGGGCAAGAGCAGCCAACTATTTCAAGGGCTTCACTGGGCATGGAGATAAAGAAAAGGTGCAGCTCCTCCAACAAAGGTAATCTTTTAACAGCTTCTGTCAAACCTTCACCACTTATACTATCACAAAATGCAAGCCGAAGGCGCTTAAGCTTGCCTGACCTGTATAAAAGTTGCAAAGACAAAACAAAGGCAAGACATTAAATTGGTTCCATTTACAAATTTGCATAGGACAACATTCATGGTAAGCAAACTTTTACATGGTTCAGGGCTTGGTGGCAAGCAAGGCCCCAAGAAATATATTAATGGGCATAGGAAATTGATAATTATATTGTGATTCTTCAGTTAAAACCAGACATACTCCAAAACAACATAAGGCCGCATGTGCAATCTCGGTATTATGCcggataaaagaaaataaagttaCTACAAACggagaaaatgcaaaaagttgTATAAAGAATTtagacaaagaaaaaaaagaaaagaacggTACTACCAAAAGAATATAATCTGTAAAGCTAACTATAACATGACAAGAACTTTACATTGCAGCTTGAAATTGCAAATAGACCATgcagggaaaaaaagaaaaaagaaaaaggacatTGTAGATATACTTTGACAACTAGAGAAATCAATTGCAATTACTTATACATGATCATGATTGTTGATTCCTCAAAGGACAACCTATACAGAGGTCAATTAGACTACCTTATTCATAATTACAGAAACCACCTGTTCGTTTTTTGAAAATAAAGTAACTCACCTTCAAGTTTAGTATCATAGATTAGCATGAAGTCTTCTTGGAATCTAAATAACCCATATGAGAAATATTTTGGAGCAAATCAGTGGGGAAGCAGAggtccttttcttcttcttcatttttaatttttttaaagctAGCAGAAGTAGTCATATCAGAAAAGAATTACTTCATCTAAATTATAAAACATAGGCAGACAGCGGATGTAACTCTGTTTTTGAAAGGCACAAAAGTATAATTCCAAAGATGCCAAACCTCATAAAGTGATTTACAGGCGAACCTTTATAAAATGGTTTGTTCTTCCGGGATGACAACCAACACTACAGACAATTGGGTTCACTTCTCCATCCAAGGATATGCAAGGTTAATCTAAATCAACCACCAAATCAAGACATTGAACACGTATGGGATAAACTCCCTTTCTGAGAACGCCAGCAACAAATGCTGTCTACCATTGAAGAATTAAGTCACAACTCTTTGGCTCCTATACATGACACAGGGGGAAATCAAAGAGTTATGCCTGTGAAAGTCAGAACAGCTTTTGCCCATAGACAGGGATACTTATTATGTTCCACAATCTCACCAAACAAGATTTACCACCAACAGTGCAATAATATAACCAATCATCATCAAAATCACCATAGAGTCAACTGTATAACTGTCAATAAACTAGGCATACTGACCATAACCTACAAGACTAACAGAAACAAAATCAAGGCAAAAGCTCAAGGTTTTAAGCCTCATCAACAAAGTAGAGAGAGAACGGTCAGCAAGGAGAGATTTCATCTAGGCATCCAAGTACCAGGAAACAGTATTAATCTCAAGAACACACTACAAACGTGtaggggaaaaaatgaaaagaaaacgTAACCATTCCATTTTGAAGATGTGTTAAAAAGAACTAATCCAATTGCAATTTAAATTAAAAGGACAAAACAATATTAAAGAAAATAACGGCTCTGTTTGGGACCCCTGTTT
It includes:
- the LOC113754770 gene encoding uncharacterized protein LOC113754770, which codes for MSLMKNLMTVKDFITLIHLMSTPLGFLTLMFLTMIIILMILRTSLSGTWILTMQLSLGSVDRWSLLAASIMHVMLVHPLEQLQEISIERALAFSVLCKLFLFGALRPGAFWTPKFPYCGVDLQDTSPWLCIYVLSS